A segment of the Geoglobus ahangari genome:
TCTCATGGGGGAGGAGATCCAACTTCGCGCTATGGCCGGGGTACTGGGTAGCTGAAAGGACAACTGCCAGCAAGAGGAGGTTCGATCCGGAGAGGGACAGCATAACCAGCTGCGACATAGATTCGGCTGTGAGGGAGTATGCCTTCGAAACCCAGACCTTTGTTGTGAGCGCCAACATGTTTCTCGAGCCAGACATCCTTCCTGATGGCTCCTTCGACATCGCCGCTGGCGGAAGTGCAGTTGTCAACCCCTCCGGGCTCTACATCGTGGAGCCGGTGTTTGATGGCGAGACAATCATCTACGCTGAACTCGACCCAGAGGAGAGGATGGCGACAAAAGCGTACTTCGACTGCGTGGGCCACTACAGCCGGTGGGATGTGGTTCAGTTAGTGTACAGGGCTAAGAGCTCCAGACCGCTTGAGCTCTTCGAGAGCGTGAGCGAGGAGGTGCTCTCATCGAGGAAGCTCGAGGAAATCCTGAATGAATACGGCACCAGACTCAAGAAGGTGGAGGAGGTTGTGGAAAAGCTGAGAAATATGCTGGAAAAAGCGGGTTAAACGAACATCTGCTTGGGAGGCTGCTTCGCAGGCTTCGACACCTTCTGAACCGAGTTGAGGAGGTCCTGAGTCGTTATAACATCCCTGCCCTCGACTATCGCCTTGTGGAGCGACGCCTTTATCACCTTCTCCACGAGATCTCTCCCCGAGAAACCCTCCGTAACTCTCGCCACCTCCTCGAGGTTTGCGTTGACCGGGAGCGGAAAGTCCTCGAGGCTCTTCTTGAGTATCATATACCTCTCCTCGCTGTCCGGCATCCTGAACTCGATCTCCTCCTCAAACCTGCTCCGGATTGAGGGGTCGAGCATGTCAATCCTGTTTGTGGCTGCTATAGTGCATATCCCCTCATTCCTCTCTATTCCATCAAGCTCCGTGAGAATCGCGTTTACGACCTCGCTCACATCACCTCTCAGATCCTGATAGCTCCTGTCGAGGGCTATGCTGTCGAACTCGTCAAGAAATACTATGCACGGCGCAACCTGTCTCGCCTTCTCGTAGAGCTCGTGTATCCTCCTCGCCCCATCGCCAACGTGCTCTCCAATAAGCCTCGTGGACTTTACCGAGAGGAATGGGACGTGGGCCTCGTTTGCGAGAGCCTTCGCGGTCATCGTCTTCCCCGTTCCGGGTGGGCCGTAGAAGAGGATGTTCTTCGGAGCCCACTTTCCGAACTTCTCAGGGTTCTTCAGGTACTCCAGAATGATCCTCGCCTTCTTCTTGGCGTCTTCCTGCCCAACAACATCGTCGAGCTTCACGTCCACGACTATCTCGGTGACGATCTCGTTCGACTCGCTCTCCACGAGGAATATCGTGTGGTCTCCCACGAAGCCCTCTTCCGGCTCGCATCCAGTAACCTCGAATGCGAAGTCGGGGAACATCCTGACGTCGAACAGCATCTTCCCCCTGTATACGTACTCTCCCCTCCACTGCTCCTTTGCATAGCGGTCAAAGACCTTGAGGTTGTCTACCTTCGGGTACTCGTGGTAGCTGGCCTTCAGCGGATAGCCCAGAGGGCGCAGGATGACGTATCTGATCTCTCCCTTACTCCTGCCAGTCATTCAAACCGAAAAACTATTTGAACTTATTAATAATCTTTGCCCTTATGAGACTGTTCGTAGCGATCGACATTTCAGAGGAGCTCAGAAAGGAGTTCGTTCCGCTCATTCAGCTCTTATCCGGCTATAAGGGCATAAAGCCCGTGGAACCGGAGAACCTCCACATAACCCTCAAGTTTCTCGGAGAGGTGAACGAGGCGAGGGCAGAGCTCATCAGGGACAGGCTCAGGCAGATAGACTTCGAGCCTTTCGAGATCGAGTTCAGGGGAATAGGCTACTTCCCAAGTCAGAGCTACATGAGGGTAGTTTGGGTGGGCGTGGAAGGAGAGGGAATCTACAGCCTCGCGGAGAAGGTCGAGAGGGAGATGAGGAAGCTGGGATTCAGGAAGGACAAGGACTTCAGGGCCCACCTGACGGTCGGCAGGATTAAGAGAATAGACAGCGAGGCGAGAGCAAGGCTCGCAAGGCAGCTCGAGGACTTCAGCCGGGACTACGGAAGGATGCTCGTGGACAGGTTCAAGCTCAAGAAGTCCACCCTGACGCCAAAGGGCCCGATATACGAGGATGTGGAGGTCTTTGGTGGTAAGACATGAGCAGCATCGAGGAAATTCTCAGGGAAGTCCTTCCGGAAGTGATTCCCGGGGAGGAGCTCGTCAGGAAGGCCAAGAAGGCTGAGGAGGAGCTGAGGAGGAGGCTCGACTCGGCTCTCTCAAATTACCCGGACATAGAGTACAGGTTTCTCGGCAGCTATGCGAGAGACACATGGCTCCCTGAGAGCCTCGAGATCGACGTTTTCCTCCTCTTTCCCGAGCACTACAGCTTTGAGGAGCTCGAGAGGATTGGGATAGAGGTCGGAAAGAGCGTGGTCGACAGCTACGAGATGAGGTATGCCGCACACCCGTACGTCCACGGCCTCGTCGCTGGAGTGGAGGTCGATGTAGTTCCGTGCTACAGGCTGAAGAGCCCCGAGAGGATAAAGAGTGCCGTCGACAGGACCCCTTTCCATCACGAGTGGCTAAAGGACAGGATAAGGGGTAAGGAGAATGACGTGAGGCTGTTAAAGAGGTTTCTGAAGGCAGGAAACCTATACGGGGCGGAGTTCAAGGTCAGGGGGTTTTCGGGATACCTGTGCGAGCTGCTTGTGGTCTTCTACGGATCCTTCGAGAACCTCGTGAGGAACGCGACGAGGTGGAGAAGGGAGATGGTTATTGATGTCGAGAACGGTAAAATCGAGCTGAAGAAAGATCAGCGGAGCCTGTTTGTTGTTGATCCGGTTGACAGGAAGAGGAACGTGGCGGCAAACCTGAGCGTTGACAACTTCGCGAGGTTCGTGGAGAGGTGCAGACTCTTCATCGAGAACCCGTCTCCCGAGTTCTTCAGGACGGCGAGCAGGGCTGTGGATGTGGACAGGTTGAGGGAGGAGCTTGAAGGGAGGTTCGTCTATGCCGTCTCTTTCGAGAGGCCCCCAATAGTGGAGGACAACCTCTACACCCAGCTCGAGAGGGCCGAGAGGAGGATAAGGAAGGTGCTTGAGGATAACGAGTTTCAGGTTTTGAGATCTGGACACCACGCCGGGGAGAGGTGCTACCTGCTCTTCGAAACGACTGCGGGAGAGATTTCTAAGGTGAAGAAGCACTACGGACCGAAAATCGAGAGCTACGAGAACTCTATGAGGTTCCTCAGGAAGAACAGGGAGTACGAGAGGTTCTTCGAGGATGGCAGATACGTGACCTACAGGAGGAGAAAGCTCAGGAGGGCAGAGCAGGTGATAGAGCACGCCATAGCGACCCAGCACGAGTCAATGGGGAAGGATCTCTCAGACTACATAAGAGACGGGTCTGTCCACTCTGGAGAGGAGATCCTCAGCCTCCACGAGCTTCTCGAGTTCCTGACCGAGTTTCTGGGGGTGAGGGAGTGAGGGTAACCTTTCTCGGGACAGGTGTTGCGGTCAGCCTCGAGCAGAAGGCCCAGCAATCTCTGCTCATCGAGGATGACAGGCTAATTCTGATTGACTGCGGTTTTGGATCCATGCTGAGGCTACAGCAGGCCGGTTACGACGTCACGGAGCTTGATGCGATAGTCCTCACGCACTTCCACCTCGACCACTGCGGTGAGCTCATGGGGATCCTCAAGGCGAGGTGGCTTAGTGGGGCTGGTAGGATCGACATCTACGCTCCGGAGGGTGCAAGCAGCTTCATCAGCAGCTTCCTCTCCTCCTCTCCCTATCTCATGGGAAAGCTCAGCTTCAGGGTCAGGGAGGTTGGAGGTGGTGAGAGGTTCTCCATAGGCAACCTCAGGTTCGAGGCGAGGAGGACGGTGCACTCCGTGGAAAGTTTGGGGTATGTGGTCGACGGCCTGCTCATCTCTGGGGACACGTCGGCATTTCCGGAGCTCTACGAGGGTGTTGATGCCGCAATCCACGAGATGTCGCTCGACTTTGGTGGAAAAGCTGATTTCCACACCTCGCCGGAGAACTTCGCAGAAAATGCAGGGGAGTTGAAGAGGGCGTACTTCATCCACCTCTACCCCCCAGCATACGGGAACAGGGAGGAGATAGCGAGGTACCTCGAGAGAGGGGGAATAGCCTCATTCTTCCCCAACGACCTCGACACGCTCGAGCTGTAAAACCGGGCAGACTCCTCACACCCCGGCAACCAGTTTTCCCACTCACTGTCGAAAAATTTAAAGCCTTCCGGTATTCTTTGCCCCCATGAAGATACTCCTGCTCCACTCAGATTACATTGAGTACGAGGTCAAGAAGAAGACCAAGTTTGCGGAACCTTTTGACGGGAAGGGTGAGAGGGTCAACGAGGCCCTTGTGGTGTTCGTTTCTGTGGAGAAAGGCGATAGCGAGGACACCGCTTTAAAGGCGGTTGAGGAGATAAGGGATGTGGCCGGAAAGGTTAATGCCGAGAGGATAGTCCTCTACCCTTACGCTCACCTCTCATCAAACCTCGCTGATCCCGAAACTGCCGTAAAGCTCCTCAAGTTCATGGAAAAGGAGCTCTCCTCAGACTTTGAGGTTCACCGCTCTCCTTTTGGGTGGTACAAGGCGTTCAAGATCTCCTGCAAGGGTCACCCGCTGAGCGAGCTATCGAGGGAGATAAAGGGCGAGGACATCGAGGTGACTCAGGCCCTGAAGGACGAGGAGAAGGCGAAGAGCTACTGGTACATTCTCACCCCCGAGAAGGAGCTCGTTGAGGTGGAGAAGTTCGACTTCAGCAAGTACCCCAACTTGAAGAAGTTCGTGGACTACGAGATCTCCAAGAGGAGGGCGGTTGACCGCATACCACCCCACGTCGAGCTGATGAAGAGGCTCGAGATCGCTGACTACGAGGAAGCCTCGGACAGCGGCCACATGAGGTACTACCCCAACGGCAGGCTGGTTAAGAGCCTGCTCGAGACCTTTGTGACCGAGAGGTGCATAGAGTACGGGGCGATGGAGGTCGAGA
Coding sequences within it:
- a CDS encoding MBL fold metallo-hydrolase, translated to MRVTFLGTGVAVSLEQKAQQSLLIEDDRLILIDCGFGSMLRLQQAGYDVTELDAIVLTHFHLDHCGELMGILKARWLSGAGRIDIYAPEGASSFISSFLSSSPYLMGKLSFRVREVGGGERFSIGNLRFEARRTVHSVESLGYVVDGLLISGDTSAFPELYEGVDAAIHEMSLDFGGKADFHTSPENFAENAGELKRAYFIHLYPPAYGNREEIARYLERGGIASFFPNDLDTLEL
- a CDS encoding AAA family ATPase, with protein sequence MTGRSKGEIRYVILRPLGYPLKASYHEYPKVDNLKVFDRYAKEQWRGEYVYRGKMLFDVRMFPDFAFEVTGCEPEEGFVGDHTIFLVESESNEIVTEIVVDVKLDDVVGQEDAKKKARIILEYLKNPEKFGKWAPKNILFYGPPGTGKTMTAKALANEAHVPFLSVKSTRLIGEHVGDGARRIHELYEKARQVAPCIVFLDEFDSIALDRSYQDLRGDVSEVVNAILTELDGIERNEGICTIAATNRIDMLDPSIRSRFEEEIEFRMPDSEERYMILKKSLEDFPLPVNANLEEVARVTEGFSGRDLVEKVIKASLHKAIVEGRDVITTQDLLNSVQKVSKPAKQPPKQMFV
- the thpR gene encoding RNA 2',3'-cyclic phosphodiesterase, giving the protein MRLFVAIDISEELRKEFVPLIQLLSGYKGIKPVEPENLHITLKFLGEVNEARAELIRDRLRQIDFEPFEIEFRGIGYFPSQSYMRVVWVGVEGEGIYSLAEKVEREMRKLGFRKDKDFRAHLTVGRIKRIDSEARARLARQLEDFSRDYGRMLVDRFKLKKSTLTPKGPIYEDVEVFGGKT
- a CDS encoding nitrilase-related carbon-nitrogen hydrolase: MREYAFETQTFVVSANMFLEPDILPDGSFDIAAGGSAVVNPSGLYIVEPVFDGETIIYAELDPEERMATKAYFDCVGHYSRWDVVQLVYRAKSSRPLELFESVSEEVLSSRKLEEILNEYGTRLKKVEEVVEKLRNMLEKAG
- the cca gene encoding CCA tRNA nucleotidyltransferase, which codes for MSSIEEILREVLPEVIPGEELVRKAKKAEEELRRRLDSALSNYPDIEYRFLGSYARDTWLPESLEIDVFLLFPEHYSFEELERIGIEVGKSVVDSYEMRYAAHPYVHGLVAGVEVDVVPCYRLKSPERIKSAVDRTPFHHEWLKDRIRGKENDVRLLKRFLKAGNLYGAEFKVRGFSGYLCELLVVFYGSFENLVRNATRWRREMVIDVENGKIELKKDQRSLFVVDPVDRKRNVAANLSVDNFARFVERCRLFIENPSPEFFRTASRAVDVDRLREELEGRFVYAVSFERPPIVEDNLYTQLERAERRIRKVLEDNEFQVLRSGHHAGERCYLLFETTAGEISKVKKHYGPKIESYENSMRFLRKNREYERFFEDGRYVTYRRRKLRRAEQVIEHAIATQHESMGKDLSDYIRDGSVHSGEEILSLHELLEFLTEFLGVRE